acacatcatatacacatcatacacactatacactctacacatcatacacaccatatacactctacacatcatacacaccatatacactatactctGTTCCATGCTCCTGGCTTTCTGTATTGTAGTCAGACATTTCATTTACATTTATCTCAGGTAGAGAGGAGACGGGACAAATTCTATTCCCAAAGTCAAAACAAATTTGGATTCGTCCATTTTGTCTCTGGTAAATCCCTCAAAGTGACGTCAGGAGGAATAAAAACACGGACCATCCAAAATGTCAACatcaaaatggcttctcccctgagtGAGTTCTCTGGTGTTTAACAAGACCCGATTTCTGACTGAAACACTTCTCACATTCAGGACACGGAAATggtttctctccagtgtgaattcTCAGGTGTTGTATAAGACCCAGTTTCTGActaaaacatctcccacattctgaacatgaaaatggcttctctcctgtgtgagttttcaGATGTTCAATAAGACTTGATTTCTgactaaaacattttccacactctgaacaagaaaatggccTCTCGCCCGAATGAATCCTCTGGTGTCTAACTAGAGCAGATTtccgaataaaacatttcccacattctgaacataaaaatggcttcttgtCCATGTGAATTCCCTGATGTATCTCTGACAGAGGGTTATCTCCTGTGTGGACtctttgatggtcaacaagatgtgatttcctggtaaaacatttgccacattctgagcatgaaaatggcttctcccctgtgtgacttcttagATGTTGCATAAGACTTATCTTAtgactaaaacatttcccacagtcaggacatgaaaatggtttATCTATTGTGTGAAATGGTTTATCTCCTGTGTGGATTCGCCGATGTTTTACAACatctgatttctgagtaaaacatttcccacattcagaacatgagaacggcttctctcctgtgtgaataaCTTGATGTCTCTCGAGATGATGTTTAAGTTTAAACCACTTCCCACATTCCTGGCATGAAAACGGTttatctcctgtgtgagttctctgatgtccaATAAGATGGGATTTCCTCGtgaaagatttcccacattctggacatgaaaatggccGTTCATCTATGTGAATTCTCTTGTGCATGGAAAGACTATATTTCTTtttaaagcatttcccacattctgaacatgaaaacggttTCTCTTCCGTGTGAATTCTTTGTTGTCCGTTAGGAATCGATTCCGGACTTAAACAGTCCCCATTTTCAGGACACAAAAAAAGTTTCTCCTCTGTGTGAATTCTTAGATGTTCCACAAGGGAATCTTTACGcataaagcatttcccacattccaaacatgcatacggcttcttccctgtgtgagttctcagatGTTCACCAAGATTTGATTTATgggtaaaacatttaccacattctgtgcataaaaacggcttctctcctgtgtgaattctctgatgattCTCCAGACAGTCTTTACGcataaagcatttcccacattctgaacacgaatatggcttctctcccgtgtgaattctctgatgtccaACGAGATGTGTTTTCCTAGTGAACGacttcccacactctgaacatgtaaatggtttttctcctgtgtgaactgCTTGATGCCCGATAAGAGCCGATTTCCAAGTAAAagcttttccacattctgaacacgagaACGGCCTTTCGTCTGTGTGTGTTCTCTTGTGCATGAAAAGACGAGATTTCTTTTTAAATtgtttcccacattcagaacatgaaaaaCATTTCCCAAGTCTACGTTCACTTCCTTTTTCGGATTTGTGATCTTGTAGTTGATTATAGGGAAATAAACGGAGATGGGAGCCTCTCGTCCGGCCTTCACCTGCAATAAGAAACAATAAGTCATTCATATCCTATAGCGTCTATGTAAGGAGAAAGACATGTACGTATAGCACAAAGACTCAGACTATTCCAACACTATACTTTTacgtcctattacacggaaagattattgtatATTGTTTGAGGGGTAATCTTTCTGCGTGTATACGGGCAACGGTCAAACAACATAGTTAAAAGTGTTTGCAATCGTTAATTGGTAGAACCAATAATTGattttgtctaataggactctaACTCTCCCGAGCTCCGCGCACCTCACTCCTGATCAACCAGCTATAACACTCGTTTGGCCCCGCTACATTCTGAATTAGACCAAAAATAAGTATACCCCAATATAAGCATTCCcaattttactactacagatgtcagtctaactggcctgtagtcacctgcctctgctctgcTACCCTATTTGTGGATGATACAACATTGGCTATTCTCCAGTCAGGGGAACTGATGcatcaggggggcagcaatcactgattagagttctttaagaaccctggtgTGGACTCCGTCTGGACGTATCACCTTATTCAACTTTATCTGGGCAAGTTCCTCCGAAACTTTGGCCACTGACAGCCCTGGAGCTGTAAATAAAGATGAGTCCCTTCATTGCTGTCTGTGTGATCATCTATAAATGTTACTGCCGATAGGACCACCTCACTATTACTATTGCGATAGGACCACCTCACTATTACTATGACGATAGGACCACCTCACTATTACTATTACGATAGGACcagtgtcatgaatgtgcctgtgcggaacgccgtgcgccccttggctcgtgctgcgcgcttgaaatggcgctgatattcagtgtttttgtatgtttgtgcggtgtcctgggccttgtctgaacactggcctatttccttctgtgtttgttcagccacacccgcctgagatactcctggccatttcggagttaactctgatgctggttagcttgtctggtcaggttgctcttgccccaggtgttctgaggagattaggggtctggtccaatcagctcctgcactggacctctggtctcctatatagtgtctgccagcctgcctctcactgcctcatattgagcttgtctctgcctgcttctgcctctgtttagttctctgtttattctgactatttttgccttgtattctgactatccctgcttgctgctgcccctgaccatattgcctgtttattgaccttgcttgttggattgtgtttttgtactgcgctgcccgattgtttgacccggactgtcgaccattctttattgtgttttgtctgtctgtcttgtctttgtgtcccaccaagccagtacagggaccgccgcccagttgctgccctagggtttagcctaggggggcaagtaggtagagtcagtgggcggggctgagcttagggtgcactgtctctgtgtgtctggtgtcaccggttcctgacaaccAGCTCACTATTACTATTACGATAGGACCACCTCACTATTACTATTACGATAGGACCACCTCACTATTACTATTACAATAGGACCACCTCACTATTACTATTACGATAGGACCAGCTGACTATTACTATTACAATAGGACCACCTCACTATTACTATTACAATAGGACCACCTCACTATTACTATTACAATAGGACCACCTCACTATTACTATTACAATAGGACCACCTCACTATTACTATTACGATAGGACCACCTCACTATTACGATAGGACCACCTCACTATTACTATTACAATAGGACCACCTCACTATTACTATTACAATAGGACCAGCTGACTATTACAATAGGACCACCTCACTATTACTATTACAATAGGACCACCTCACTATTACTATAGGACCACCTCACTATTACTATTGCGATAGGACCACCTCACTATTACTATTACGATAGGACCACCTCACTATTACTATTGCGATAGGACCACCTCACTATTACTATTACGATAGGACCACCTCACTATTACTATTACGATAGGACCACCTCACTATTACTATTACGATAGGACCACCTCACTATTACTATTGCGATAGGACCACCTCACTATTACTATTACGATAGGACCACCTCACTATTACTATTACGATAGGACCACCTCACTATTACTGTAGGTAATTGACAGATATTGCTGCAAAGAGTTGTGTAAAGTTGTTCTGCTTGAAACGCATTGGTCTACGACTGTCTTGGATAATAGCAGATCGGTGCTTATTTACAGTTATTatggggcccccatcggcccctgtaataggaccctaactgagGTCTTCAGTGAACGGTCAGCAGAGATCTATGTGATATCCATCGCCTCCACTGGAAAGGAGGAAGAACCCAGAAGAAGACACAAGAGTAATGAAAGGCTCTCACCATTCACCGATACCGATGCGGGTGTATCGAGTCCTCTCCACCCTCCACCATCACGTTCCTGTAAGAAATCCCACAAGAACAACATGAGAAAAAGAAATTGGAAGCATAGCTTATCCCGACACTGGAAGCACAGCTTATCCGGACACTGGAAGCATAGCTTATCCCGACAGTAGAAGCATAGCTTATCCCGACACTGGAAGCATAGCTTATCCCGACAGTAGAAGCATAGCTTATCCGGACACTGGAAGCACAGCTTATCCGGACACTGGAAGCACAGCTTATCCCGACACTGAAAGCACAGCTTATCCGGACACTGGAAGCACAGCTTATCCCGACAGTAGAAGCATAGCTTATCCGGACACTGAAAGCACAGCTTATCCAGATACTGGAAGCATAGCTTATCCGGACACTGGAAGCACAGCTTATCCCGACAGTAGAAGCATAGCTTATCCGGACACTGGAAGCATAGCTTATCCGGACACTGAAAGCACAGCTTATCCAGATACTGGAAGCATAGCTTATCCCGACACTGGAAGCACAGCTTATCCAGATACTGAAAGCACAGCTTATCCGGACACTGGAAGCACAGCTTATCCGGACACTGGAAGCACAGCTTATCCCGACACTGGAAGCACAGCTTATCCGGACACTGGAAGCACAGCTTATCCCGACAATGTAAGCACAGCTTATCCCGACACTGGAAGCACAGCTTATCCCGACACTGGAAGCACAGCTTATACCGACACTGGAAGCACAGCTTATCCCGACACTGGAAGCACAGCTTATCCGGACAATGGAAGCACAGCTTATCCGGACACTGGAAGCACAGCTTATCCGGATACTGGAAGCACAGCTTATCCCGACACTGGAAGCACAGCTTATCCCGACACTGGAAGCACAGCTTATCCCGACACTGGAAGCACAGCTTATCCCGACACTGGAAGCACAGCTTATCCCGACACTGGAAGCACAGCTTATCCAGATACTGGAAGCACAGCTTATCCAGACACTGGAAGCACAGCTTATCCGGATACTGGAAGCACAGCTTATCCCGACACTGGAAGCACAGCTTATCCAGATACTGGAAGCACAGCTTATCCCGACACTGGAAGCATAGCTTATCCCGACACTGGAAGCATAGCTTATCCCGACACTGGAAGCACAGCTTATCCGGACACTGGAAGCACAGCTTATCCGGACACTGGAAGCACAGCTTATCCGGACACTGGAAGCACAGCTTATCCGGACACTGGAAGCACAGCTTATCCGGACACTGGAAGCACAGCTTATCCCGACAATGGAAGCACAGCTTATCCCGACACTGGAAGCACAGCTTATCCCGACACTGGAAGCACAGCTTATCCAGATACTGGAAGCACAGCTTATCCCGACACTGGAAGCACAGCTTATCCGGACACTGGAAGCACAGCTTATCCCGACACTGGAAGCACAGCTTATCCCGACACTGGAAGCACAGCTTATCCCGACACTGGAAGCACAGCTTATCCAGATACTGGCAGCACAGCTTATCCAGACACTGGAAGCACAGCTTATCCAGATACTGGAAGCACAGCTTATCCCGACACTGGAAGCACAGCTTATCCGGACACTGGAAGCACAGCTTATCCCGACACTGGAAGCACAGCTTATCCCGACACTGGAAGCATAGCTTATCCGGACACTGGAAGCACAGCTTATCCCGACACTGGAAGCACAGCTTATCCCGACACTGGAAGCACAGCTTATCCAGATACTGGAAGCACAGCTTATCCCGACACTGGAAGCACAGCTTATCCCGACAATGGAAGCACAGCTTATCCGGATACTGGAAGCACAGCTTATCCCGACACTGGAAGCACAGCTTATCCAGATACTGGAAGCACAGCTTATCCCGACACTGGAAGCATAGCTTATCCCGACACTGGAAGCATAGCTTATCCCGACACTGGAAGCACAGCTTATCCGGACACTGGAAGCACAGCTTATCCCGACACTGGAAGCACAGCTTATCCTGACACTGGAAGCACAGCTTATCCCGACATGAACCAAATAGCCATAAgagaagaagatgatgaaggcGGCTCCGACGGGACCAACATTCCCCAAGTATTTTACACAGCATCATAGCGAAATGATCGGAAACTGATGAAATATCTGCGCTCGTAGAGTACTCAGTATATATCGACTAAGACACTCTCCATAGCCTCTCAATAGACGAGTGTCCTCGTAGCCTTAGAGGCAGCTGACTGGCATTGTGCTCTCTTTCAGTCTACATTGCAGAGCTTCACATCTACTGAATCTCACTCCCCAAGTGGATGTCCGAGCAGGAAACATCTGGTACAGTCATAACCATAACCGATTTATCACCACCACATGGAGTCCACTGTTCCACTTCCCAACATCCTGTGTCAGAGGGTAATCAGGGGCCGCCAGCTTAGAGAGTCAGCCGATCCCTTATAGGTATATGTGCAATGTTACAGAAAACTATAATatatctacctgctgattgtctgctgggacaattccctctggacagtcctgggaatacagaggacggggacatctctctggtggattcctgtcactgcctccatctgtagggaataCACAGGaagccaatccattatacactgctccatgtcttcaggaggaggaggaggggaggaggaggaggggaggaggatgggaggaggaggaggatgggaggagaatGAGGATGGGAGGAGaatgaggatgggggggaggaggacgggaggaagaggaggatgggaggaagatgggaggaggatggggggaggaggaggatgggaggaggaggatggggggagggggaggaggatggggggagggggaggaggatggggggaggaggaagaggaggatgggaggaggaggaggatgggggagggggaggaagaggatggggggaggatgggaggatgtaggggcccctcccccctgctctctagaatcaggaaggtctcctcttaccttgtgctgtggggccgggcggctgatcctccatcatgagcggctgctccccccggtacagatccttgtgtccttctacatactcccactcctccatggagaaatagacggccacatcctgacaccttataggaacctgacacacacaatgatcacacagtcatcccccccagcctgctgcctcctggattactctatcatctcccagcattccccagtgtcacctctccagtcagcagctcagtcatcctgtgggtgagttctaggatcttctgctcatgtatcagtgatggaggctccgtgatggggccccgggccctgctccgccctcctgactcctgggggaaggccacaccctccccccatgtcttcttcactatggtgtaatcctgtGTCCAGAGAAAAGCTGATTATTACATATACAGAGGGCTCCGGCACTGACCACAACCAGCAGCTACAGAACATTGGTCACCAGctcctcatcctttactgtatagtgcccccccaccccGTCCAGGATCCTCTGCCCCTGCTGTAACCTGACGGTTCTACTCTCCTCTGCCCAGCTCTTTATCCTCCCTCCCTTCTATCTCgctataccccaacagctgaaacagtgcataactactacccccagcatccctcatagctgaaacagtgcataactactacccccagcatccctcatagctgaaacagtgcataactactactcccagcaaccctcatagctgaaacagtgcataactactacccccagcaaccctcatagctgaaacagtgcataactactacccccagcataccctgaaatataaaatgatcacattcctgctcttgcacggtaaacagtgtaatcgcCAAAGGCCAAGTCCTaatttgcagattttttgtgaaatcccATCCCagaaaaaatttcaaaaagtgattaaaaatgtCTCATATATAACAGCTGGGGGCGGGGATTATATTTCTatagtgttttgtttgttttttaagtctttttttttattatttttttaagtatcGATTGGATTGGTAATGAGtttcaaaattctggtattgtgacatcactagttaGATTACAACTTTCTGGGtacttttgttcttggggagataagccgccatAGGAGAAATCTCCCAGCAGCTTTCCATTTCGGAATAGATACTTTCTTGGGTGATCTGGGTGTATGGGAGGattaggagagagaggaggaatgtTCCTGTATGGGCGGCCTAACAATCCCTGACTTGTTTTATTATGACTGATGTCACCTGCAGCTCTCACCTCTCCGGATACCAGGTGGATGAGCTCCAGGGTGAGCGCCAGTATCCTCGCAGCCGTGGAGGTGTCCATCCTAGATGAggtgaggccgggcggctgatcctccatcatgagcggctgctccccctggtacagatccttgtgtccttctacatactcccactcctccatggagaaatagacggccacatcctgacaccttataggaacctgacacacacaatgatcacacagtcatcccccccagcctgctgcctcctggattactctatcatctcccagcattccccagtgtcacctctccagtcagcagctcagtcatcctgtgggtgagttctaggatcttctgctcatgtatcagtgatggaggctccgtgatggggccccgggccctgctccgccctcctgactcctgggggaaggccacaccctccccccatgtctgtttcactatggtgtaatcctggggatggagagagacacTGATCACTACATGTATATGTCAGGATCCACCCATTTCGCCTAATTTCCCCTGAATAATACTTGGCACCGATCAAGAGTTCCCGTCTTCCCTCCCAGTGGTTGGGCTTTGTCGCTGTGTCGctctattcatctctatggggctgctgcagatggccGAGCCCTGTACCGTCCCGTGTAGAGCTGAGCCCTGTACCGTCCTGTGTATAGCTGAGACCTTTCCCGTCACATGTAGAGCTGAGCCCTGTCCCGTCCCGTGTAGAGCTGAGCCCTGTACCGTCCCGTGTAGAGCTGAGCCCTGTCCCGTCCCGTGTAGAGCTGAGCCCTGTACCGTCCCGTGTGGAGCTGAGCCCTGTCCCGTCCCGTGTGGAGCTGAGCCCTGTACCGTCCCGTGTAGAGCTGAGCCCTGTACCGTCCCGTGTAGAGCTGAGCCCTGTACCGTCTTGTGTAGAGCTGAGCCCTGTACCGTCCTGTGTATAGCTGAGACCTTTCCCGTCACATGTAGAGCTGAGCCCTGTACCGTCCCGTGTAGAGCTGAGACCTGTACCGTCCCGTGTAGAGCTGAGCCCTGTACCGTCCCGTGTAGAGCTGAGCCCTTTCCCGTCCCGTGTAGAGCTGAGCCCTGTACCGTCCCGTGTAGAGCTGAGCCCTGTACCGTCCCGTGTGGAGCTGAGCCCTGTACCGTCCCGTGTAGAGCTGAGCCCTGTACCGTCCCGTGTAGAGCTGAGCCCTGTACCGTCCCGTGTGGAGCTGAGCCCTGTACAGTCCCGTGTAGAGCTGAGCCCTGTACCGTCCCGTGTAGAGCCGAGCCCTGTACCGTCCCGTGTGGAGCTGAGCCCTGTACCGTCCCGTGTGGAGCTGAGCCCTGTACCGTCCCGTGTGGAGCTGAGCCCTGTCCATGGAAAACCCTAGAGATAGAAGTGATGTTCTCACCTCCTCAGATATCAGGTCAATGATCTCCAGAGTGAGCTCCATTATCCGTGCATCCATGAAGTTCCTGTCCTCATCCATCTCTGGTGACTCATGGATGAGAAGGACGATGGTGCATATCGGGGAGAGTCCGGAGTCTGAGGAACCTGCGGGAAAGCAAGGAGGATGGAGAACATCCTACATCATAGGTGGGAGACCAGGGCTCCTGATGATGTCATACGATGCAAGTGTCCTACTAAATGAAGCCATTTATAATCATTAACAATAGCAAACAAGATCATTTATtgctaacctgaaatcgttccccatattacgcAGAACGATAGTCGGTAGTTACTACGGTCGGTTACTCCATCTGGTCCCAGGGAATGACGGAACGGTGTGGAATGAAAGTGAACGATTaataatgattttggtgtcagaaccaaatgaacgatttttcgttggCCGTTTGATCGTTGCTGCGTTACattaaacgattattgtttaaattcgaacaatataacgataattcaTACGATaactgtcctgtgtaataggtccctaaggGATAGATGGAAATGTCCGTATCCTCCATGACCTCTAGTGATACGCTGGTTTTCCTCCGGTCGGTGCCAAGCCTTCCATTCACCAGGCCCTGcagtgtaaggctgcattcacacgttccatgttccgcactgaacacggacgtggaatgcctgtaacggactcccccccccctccccccgcccgggcagcatctgtgataagatggaTCTCAGGGTTAGAGGCCGGACAGATGGGGATCCCAGGACACGGCCCCTCATACACCCTGATGTCCTATACACCTCATCTACCTCTCAtacacgatcagctgatcacctgAGGATCCCATCCTTATCCTcaatcactaaggggttaatcatacaGAATTATAGACCTGTCTGTCACTGAGGGGTTTATCCcgcagcatgatgggagttgtagtccccagCATATATAAGGATAAGGCggaactcccatcatcctcctgggTCACTTACCCGCTCACTCTCATCCTGCTGGTGCTGTCTACAATAGAGAGcttcctggtgatgtcactgaatGGGGAGGGGCCTCAGGGTACTAGGCTGTACACATGACAGGAAGGGGCGGGGTCTGCCAGCACTCAGCTCAGAATAGGCAGAAAGGCTCAGCTTGTCCACAGCcgtatacagggatgtgtgtgtatggggctatatacagggatgtgtgtatggggctgtatacagggatgtgtgtgtgtgtgtgtatggggctgtatacagggatgtgtgtgtatggggctatatacagggatgtgtgtgtgtgtgtggggctgtatacagggatgtgtgtgtgtgtacggggctgtatacagggatgtgtgtgtgtgtatggggctgtatacagggatgtgtgtgtatggggctgtatacaggggtgtgtgtgtacggggctgtatacagggatgtgtgtgtgtatggggctgtatacagggatgtgtgtgtatggggctatatacagggatgtgtgtgtgtgtgtgtggggctgtatacagggatgtgtgtgtatggggctgtatacagggatgtgtgtgtgtatggggctgtatacagggatgtgtcgggctgtatacagggatgtgtgtgtgtatggggctgtatacagggatgtgtgtgtatggggctgtatacagggatgtgtgtgtgtgtgtatggggctgtatacagggatgtgtgtgtatatggggctgtatacagggatgtgtgtgtgtatggggctgtatacagggatgtgtgtgtgtatggggctgtatacagggatgtgtgtgtgtatggggctgtatacagggatgtgtgtgtgtgtgtggggctgtatacagggatgtgtgtgtgtgtatggggctgaatacagggatgtgtgtgtgtgtatggggctgtatacagggatgtgtgtgtgtacggggctgtatacagggatgtgtgtgtgtacggggctgtatacagggatgtgtgtgtgtgtacggggctgtatacagggatgtgtgtgtgtgtatggggctgtatacagggatgtgtgtgtgtatggggctgtatacagggatgtgtgtgtatggggctgtatacagggatgtgtgtgtgtgtatggggctgtatacagggatgtgtgtgtgtatggggctgtatacagggatgtgtgtgtatggggctgtatacagggatgtgtgtgtatggggctgtatacagggatgtgtgtgtatggggctgtatacagggatgtgtgtgtgtatggggctgtatacagggatgtgtgtgtgtgtatggggctgtatacagggatgtgtgtgtgtgtatggggctgtatacagggatgtgtgtgtgtgtatggggctgtatacagggatgtgtgtgtgtgtatggggctgtatacagggatgtgtgtgtgcactgggccgtatacagggatgtgtgtgtatggggctgtatacagggatgtgtgtgtgtgtatggggctgtatacagggatgtgtgtgtgtatggggctgtatacagggatgtgtgtgtgtatggggctgtatacagggatgtgtgtgtgtatggggctgtatacagggatgtgtgtgtgtatggggctgtatacagggatgtgtgtgtgtatggggctgtatacagggatgtgtgtgtgaagtgggctgtatacaggga
Above is a window of Dendropsophus ebraccatus isolate aDenEbr1 chromosome 7, aDenEbr1.pat, whole genome shotgun sequence DNA encoding:
- the LOC138797142 gene encoding zinc finger protein 665-like isoform X1, with the translated sequence MDEDRNFMDARIMELTLEIIDLISEEDYTIVKQTWGEGVAFPQESGGRSRARGPITEPPSLIHEQKILELTHRMTELLTGEVPIRCQDVAVYFSMEEWEYVEGHKDLYQGEQPLMMEDQPPGLTSSRMDTSTAARILALTLELIHLVSGEDYTIVKKTWGEGVAFPQESGGRSRARGPITEPPSLIHEQKILELTHRMTELLTGEVPIRCQDVAVYFSMEEWEYVEGHKDLYRGEQPLMMEDQPPGPTAQDGGSDRNPPERCPRPLYSQDCPEGIVPADNQQERDGGGWRGLDTPASVSVNGEGRTRGSHLRLFPYNQLQDHKSEKGSERRLGKCFSCSECGKQFKKKSRLFMHKRTHTDERPFSCSECGKAFTWKSALIGHQAVHTGEKPFTCSECGKSFTRKTHLVGHQRIHTGEKPYSCSECGKCFMRKDCLENHQRIHTGEKPFLCTECGKCFTHKSNLGEHLRTHTGKKPYACLECGKCFMRKDSLVEHLRIHTEEKLFLCPENGDCLSPESIPNGQQRIHTEEKPFSCSECGKCFKKKYSLSMHKRIHIDERPFSCPECGKSFTRKSHLIGHQRTHTGDKPFSCQECGKWFKLKHHLERHQVIHTGEKPFSCSECGKCFTQKSDVVKHRRIHTGDKPFHTIDKPFSCPDCGKCFSHKISLMQHLRSHTGEKPFSCSECGKCFTRKSHLVDHQRVHTGDNPLSEIHQGIHMDKKPFLCSECGKCFIRKSALVRHQRIHSGERPFSCSECGKCFSQKSSLIEHLKTHTGEKPFSCSECGRCFSQKLGLIQHLRIHTGEKPFPCPECEKCFSQKSGLVKHQRTHSGEKPF
- the LOC138797142 gene encoding zinc finger protein 665-like isoform X2, which translates into the protein MDEDRNFMDARIMELTLEIIDLISEEDYTIVKKTWGEGVAFPQESGGRSRARGPITEPPSLIHEQKILELTHRMTELLTGEVPIRCQDVAVYFSMEEWEYVEGHKDLYRGEQPLMMEDQPPGPTAQDGGSDRNPPERCPRPLYSQDCPEGIVPADNQQERDGGGWRGLDTPASVSVNGEGRTRGSHLRLFPYNQLQDHKSEKGSERRLGKCFSCSECGKQFKKKSRLFMHKRTHTDERPFSCSECGKAFTWKSALIGHQAVHTGEKPFTCSECGKSFTRKTHLVGHQRIHTGEKPYSCSECGKCFMRKDCLENHQRIHTGEKPFLCTECGKCFTHKSNLGEHLRTHTGKKPYACLECGKCFMRKDSLVEHLRIHTEEKLFLCPENGDCLSPESIPNGQQRIHTEEKPFSCSECGKCFKKKYSLSMHKRIHIDERPFSCPECGKSFTRKSHLIGHQRTHTGDKPFSCQECGKWFKLKHHLERHQVIHTGEKPFSCSECGKCFTQKSDVVKHRRIHTGDKPFHTIDKPFSCPDCGKCFSHKISLMQHLRSHTGEKPFSCSECGKCFTRKSHLVDHQRVHTGDNPLSEIHQGIHMDKKPFLCSECGKCFIRKSALVRHQRIHSGERPFSCSECGKCFSQKSSLIEHLKTHTGEKPFSCSECGRCFSQKLGLIQHLRIHTGEKPFPCPECEKCFSQKSGLVKHQRTHSGEKPF